A genomic stretch from Aerosakkonema funiforme FACHB-1375 includes:
- a CDS encoding sensor histidine kinase: MPKLNLGTRLFLSHLLAIVVGIGSFFIIGKVSSPRLFVLHLQELEGRGFYLRYARTQLVQGFENAWSRSSFWSFIAGATAAGGLSYWVSQRIMQPLIQMEQITQKFAAGKLDERMPALEIPELHQLAVSFNRMASSLEGVEQRRRELISDLTHELRTPLTVIRGYLEELADGRIPASPEIYQQLTKETKRLERLVNDLQELSKAEAGYLPINLQSVNLRPLLESLVQRFADQLLEEGPVLRLECPSQLPLVEADIDRVEQVMVNLLGNAVRYTSEGSITIRVWTEASKLWIAVIDTGQGIASSDLPHVFERFFRADRSRARHSGGTGIGLAISRRLVELQGGNIQVESQLGKGSTFQFWLPLA; the protein is encoded by the coding sequence ATGCCAAAGCTCAATCTGGGAACGCGCTTATTTCTTTCCCACCTGCTAGCGATCGTAGTAGGAATAGGCAGCTTTTTCATTATTGGCAAAGTCTCTTCACCCCGTTTATTTGTCCTCCACCTGCAAGAACTGGAAGGCAGAGGGTTTTATTTACGCTATGCGCGTACTCAGCTAGTGCAAGGATTTGAAAACGCCTGGAGTCGCAGCAGCTTTTGGTCATTCATCGCCGGAGCCACCGCCGCCGGTGGATTGAGCTATTGGGTATCCCAGCGCATTATGCAGCCGTTAATCCAAATGGAACAAATTACCCAAAAGTTTGCCGCCGGAAAATTAGATGAGCGAATGCCTGCATTGGAAATTCCAGAACTCCATCAATTAGCTGTCAGTTTTAACCGCATGGCATCCAGTCTGGAAGGTGTGGAACAGCGACGCCGAGAACTAATTAGCGACCTCACCCACGAGCTGCGAACGCCGCTAACTGTGATTCGCGGTTACTTGGAAGAACTTGCAGACGGCAGGATTCCAGCATCTCCAGAAATTTATCAGCAATTAACAAAAGAGACAAAGCGGCTAGAGCGATTGGTAAACGATTTACAAGAACTATCGAAGGCAGAAGCAGGTTATTTACCGATCAATTTGCAGTCAGTTAATTTGCGTCCTTTGTTGGAGTCTTTGGTACAAAGATTTGCCGATCAGTTACTGGAAGAAGGGCCGGTTTTGCGATTGGAATGTCCGTCCCAATTGCCTCTGGTAGAAGCCGATATCGACCGAGTGGAACAAGTTATGGTGAATTTACTGGGAAATGCCGTGCGGTATACTTCTGAAGGTTCTATTACTATTCGCGTCTGGACTGAAGCCAGCAAACTTTGGATTGCGGTTATTGACACAGGACAAGGTATTGCATCCTCAGATTTACCTCATGTGTTTGAGCGTTTTTTCAGGGCCGATCGCTCTCGTGCCAGACATTCTGGAGGGACAGGAATTGGTTTGGCTATTTCGCGCCGATTAGTTGAACTTCAAGGCGGTAATATTCAGGTGGAAAGTCAACTTGGCAAAGGTAGTACTTTTCAGTTTTGGCTTCCTTTAGCTTAA
- a CDS encoding peroxiredoxin: protein MIARRNFLSAVLAFCLALLPWLNFAPTASALGGKLPPLNQPAPEFTLPTNTGDGEVSLSDYRGKWVVLYFYPKDFTSGCTLEARRFQEDLPKYMEKNTQILGVSADSVDSHAEFCDSEGLKFPLLADTDGEVSKAYGSWIGYLSMRHTFIIDPEGIIREEYTGVNPAIHSSEVLARLDELQSANS, encoded by the coding sequence ATGATCGCTCGTCGCAACTTTCTAAGCGCTGTGCTAGCTTTCTGTCTAGCCTTACTTCCTTGGTTAAACTTCGCCCCAACTGCTTCAGCTCTCGGTGGCAAATTGCCGCCTCTGAATCAACCCGCCCCAGAGTTCACCCTACCGACTAACACCGGGGATGGGGAAGTGTCGCTGTCCGATTATCGGGGTAAGTGGGTGGTTCTCTATTTCTATCCCAAAGACTTTACTTCCGGTTGTACTTTGGAAGCTCGCCGCTTTCAGGAAGACTTGCCAAAATACATGGAAAAAAATACTCAAATCCTTGGCGTTAGTGCCGATTCTGTAGATTCGCACGCGGAATTTTGTGACTCGGAAGGGTTAAAATTTCCCTTACTAGCCGATACCGACGGTGAAGTTAGTAAAGCCTATGGTTCGTGGATAGGTTATCTATCCATGAGGCACACTTTTATTATCGATCCAGAGGGGATTATCCGCGAGGAATATACGGGGGTAAATCCAGCAATTCACAGTAGCGAGGTTTTGGCTCGTTTGGACGAATTGCAATCAGCAAATTCTTAG
- a CDS encoding VOC family protein gives MQITQCLHAAILVSDLAKAEDFYGNILGLPKVDRNLKFPGAWYQIGNFQIHLIVADAIPSDLVNSEKLGRNRHLAFSVANLDEAKEQLLNRGCTIQMSASGRAALFTQDPDGNIIEMSEM, from the coding sequence ATGCAAATTACCCAATGCCTTCACGCCGCTATTCTGGTTTCCGATTTGGCAAAAGCCGAAGATTTTTATGGTAACATTTTGGGATTACCAAAAGTAGACCGCAATCTGAAGTTTCCCGGTGCGTGGTATCAAATTGGCAACTTCCAAATTCACCTCATTGTTGCCGATGCCATCCCATCCGATTTAGTCAATTCAGAAAAGCTGGGACGCAATCGACATTTAGCTTTTTCTGTTGCTAATTTAGATGAAGCCAAAGAACAATTACTAAATCGCGGATGTACAATTCAAATGAGTGCATCGGGTCGCGCTGCTTTATTCACACAAGACCCGGATGGTAATATTATAGAAATGAGCGAAATGTAG
- a CDS encoding phosphatidylglycerol lysyltransferase domain-containing protein — translation MLAKRTRIGLWTAALLTGLVGIVNLWSAVTPSEPERTAWLKEIFPFYIRAGGHLFAAIAGFILLTLAANLLRRKRVAWLLTIVLLIVSIVSHLLKGFDYEESLLAGVLLIHLLVMRNAFTAQSDRPSIAQGIRVLIGALLFTLAYGTAGFFILDGQYNINFNFTEALWQTLAMFFTEDNAGLQPKTRFGNFFANSIYIVGAVTLAYALFMLFRPVLLRNSATSKERQTAKEIVQQYGRSSLARFVLFDDKSYYFSASGQSVIAYVPKGRGAIALGDPIGPPEERQEVILGFQKYCDRNDWYPAFYQTLPDELELYKSLGFRVLQIGQEAIVDLNGFSTKGKANQNLRTAVNKFTKLGYQFKFYEPPIADDLVRELKSVSDEWLQMMKGAEKRFSVGWFDDNYIRDSAIAVIHNSEGRVSAFANLIGAYQLNQIAVDLMRRRAEVENGIMEFLFVSMLQHCKEMGYDSFNLGLSALSGVGETEKSPRLEKALRYLSEHLNQFYNFKGLHAFKEKFHPQWEPRYLVYPSLAALPDVVVGLVRADSGDRLLDYFKPEA, via the coding sequence GTGCTGGCAAAACGCACTCGTATTGGACTGTGGACTGCGGCGCTGCTGACGGGGTTGGTGGGAATTGTCAACCTGTGGTCTGCTGTGACGCCCAGCGAACCGGAGCGGACAGCATGGCTGAAGGAAATATTTCCATTTTATATTCGAGCGGGCGGGCATTTGTTTGCCGCGATCGCAGGTTTTATATTGTTAACTTTAGCAGCTAATTTGTTAAGACGCAAACGAGTTGCTTGGTTGCTCACAATTGTGTTGTTAATTGTCTCCATAGTCAGCCATTTATTAAAAGGATTTGACTATGAGGAAAGTTTGCTAGCGGGAGTGCTGTTAATTCATTTACTGGTGATGCGAAATGCGTTTACGGCGCAGTCGGATCGACCTTCGATCGCCCAAGGGATTCGCGTGCTGATTGGCGCTTTGCTGTTTACGCTCGCCTACGGTACGGCTGGCTTTTTTATTTTAGATGGACAATACAATATTAATTTTAATTTTACAGAAGCTCTGTGGCAAACTTTGGCGATGTTCTTCACAGAAGACAATGCCGGTTTGCAACCTAAAACTCGATTTGGTAACTTTTTTGCCAATTCTATTTATATTGTCGGTGCTGTCACATTGGCTTATGCTCTCTTTATGCTTTTTCGACCTGTTTTGCTGCGTAACTCAGCGACATCAAAAGAGCGACAAACAGCGAAAGAAATTGTGCAGCAGTACGGTCGGTCTTCTTTGGCGCGATTTGTTTTATTTGATGATAAATCTTATTATTTTAGCGCTTCTGGTCAGAGTGTAATTGCTTATGTTCCGAAGGGTCGGGGTGCGATCGCGCTAGGAGATCCCATTGGCCCACCGGAAGAGCGGCAAGAGGTGATTTTGGGATTTCAAAAATATTGCGATCGCAATGATTGGTATCCCGCTTTTTACCAAACATTACCAGATGAACTGGAACTTTACAAATCGCTTGGCTTTCGAGTATTGCAAATCGGTCAAGAAGCCATTGTCGATCTCAATGGGTTTTCTACCAAAGGTAAAGCCAATCAAAATTTAAGAACTGCCGTTAATAAATTCACTAAATTGGGATATCAATTTAAATTTTACGAGCCGCCGATTGCAGATGATTTGGTGCGGGAATTGAAATCTGTGAGCGATGAATGGCTTCAGATGATGAAGGGTGCAGAAAAGCGTTTCTCTGTGGGTTGGTTTGACGATAATTATATCCGCGATAGTGCGATCGCAGTCATACATAACTCAGAAGGTCGTGTCAGCGCTTTCGCTAACTTAATAGGAGCTTACCAACTCAATCAAATTGCTGTCGATTTGATGCGGCGACGCGCTGAAGTTGAAAACGGGATTATGGAATTTCTCTTCGTATCTATGCTTCAGCACTGCAAAGAAATGGGATACGATAGTTTCAATCTCGGTTTGTCAGCGCTTTCTGGTGTAGGAGAAACTGAAAAATCTCCTCGCTTAGAAAAGGCGCTGCGCTATCTTTCCGAACACTTAAACCAGTTCTACAATTTTAAAGGATTGCACGCTTTTAAAGAAAAGTTTCATCCTCAATGGGAACCGCGATATTTAGTTTATCCGAGTTTAGCTGCATTACCCGATGTGGTGGTAGGATTGGTAAGGGCAGATTCGGGCGATCGCTTATTAGATTATTTTAAACCAGAGGCTTAG
- a CDS encoding alpha/beta hydrolase, whose translation MQLRKILILCGSTVTILAGGGYWYVFIAGVPQLDPPQVERNTGLTFQLQTYNSAAMGEVRTYGLILPPGYAENPTKRYPVIFLLHGGHGDASAWEDKAAVTSVLHDLYKSNKLPASIVITPDGNDRRGTSPFWDPQYYDGPNGKVGTAIGSELVQVVKSRYRTLPQPQFWAMGGQSSGGWGAFNIGLRHWNNFNILFSSSGYFVDSSGAANSPQSFVQQLPMQLRQRLRVYLDAGEDDRNFLTSTQTFHQKLNQLGIANEFHAFPGGHGIVGPDAGWNYWHKHLADALTYVGKQFKVALAQTNR comes from the coding sequence GTGCAACTCAGAAAGATACTTATTCTTTGTGGAAGTACGGTAACTATCCTAGCTGGTGGTGGCTACTGGTACGTGTTTATTGCGGGTGTACCTCAGTTAGACCCGCCGCAAGTGGAAAGAAATACCGGGCTGACTTTTCAGCTCCAGACGTACAATAGCGCGGCGATGGGTGAGGTACGTACTTACGGCTTGATTTTGCCACCAGGTTATGCCGAAAATCCGACAAAACGCTATCCAGTGATTTTTCTGCTGCACGGGGGACATGGAGATGCCAGTGCGTGGGAGGATAAAGCTGCTGTTACCTCTGTACTTCACGACCTCTACAAAAGCAACAAATTGCCTGCTTCAATTGTAATTACGCCGGATGGGAACGATCGCCGGGGTACGAGTCCTTTCTGGGACCCGCAATACTACGATGGGCCAAATGGCAAGGTGGGGACTGCGATCGGCTCCGAACTGGTACAAGTGGTAAAATCGCGTTACCGGACTTTGCCGCAACCGCAGTTTTGGGCGATGGGAGGTCAGTCCTCCGGCGGTTGGGGTGCTTTTAATATTGGTTTGCGCCATTGGAATAACTTTAATATTTTGTTCAGCTCCAGCGGTTACTTTGTTGACTCTAGTGGCGCAGCTAATAGTCCGCAATCTTTTGTACAACAGCTGCCAATGCAACTACGTCAGCGCCTGCGGGTATACTTGGATGCGGGAGAAGACGATCGCAATTTTCTCACTTCTACACAAACATTTCACCAAAAGCTCAATCAATTAGGCATTGCCAATGAGTTTCACGCCTTTCCTGGGGGACATGGGATTGTTGGCCCAGATGCAGGTTGGAACTACTGGCACAAACACCTTGCTGATGCGTTGACTTATGTAGGAAAGCAATTTAAAGTTGCCCTTGCACAAACAAACCGCTAG
- a CDS encoding PepSY domain-containing protein has translation MRIYQARLRQLHRIFAPIMILPILLTLITGSLYQIADMTDKAGDFDWLLDWHKGEFGPLNLEAIYPFLNALGLLTLAITGIMLWFRTRPKSRNRSEEI, from the coding sequence ATGAGAATTTATCAAGCACGTTTGCGTCAGCTACATCGTATCTTTGCCCCCATCATGATTTTACCGATCCTGCTGACGTTGATTACCGGATCGCTTTATCAGATTGCAGATATGACAGACAAAGCGGGCGATTTTGATTGGTTGCTAGATTGGCACAAGGGTGAATTTGGCCCCTTGAATTTAGAAGCTATCTACCCTTTCCTCAACGCTTTGGGTTTGCTAACTCTCGCTATCACCGGTATTATGTTGTGGTTCCGGACGCGACCCAAGTCTAGAAACCGCTCTGAGGAAATTTGA
- a CDS encoding GGDEF domain-containing protein — translation MILLRYITKYLENQPRSFLLVLSFFLVFIIGLIDYLINNDISLSIFYLIPISIATWYAGDKFGILISFTSAIAWFISNVNSIESPLSSPSHYWNASVRLGFFLTVSYLLSELKMARNREKKLVRTDPTTGVENRLAFNELASMEIKRARRYGHSFTVVYIDIDDFKNINDYGSYKLGDTVLQTLAQQLRNSVRDTDIIARMGGDEFAVLLPGIGYDTAETVIARLQQQLVHLMDENKWPATFSIGAITFLNPPESVEEIIEKSDYLMYCIKNDGKNKVEHIIEQ, via the coding sequence ATGATTTTGCTGCGCTATATAACTAAATATCTCGAAAATCAACCAAGGTCATTCTTGTTAGTATTATCGTTTTTTTTGGTGTTTATTATTGGTTTGATTGACTATCTGATAAACAACGATATTTCTTTATCAATATTTTATTTAATTCCAATTAGCATAGCGACCTGGTATGCCGGAGACAAGTTTGGTATATTAATATCCTTTACCAGTGCAATTGCATGGTTTATATCTAACGTAAATTCCATAGAATCACCCCTTTCTTCTCCATCTCATTATTGGAACGCATCAGTCAGATTAGGTTTCTTTTTAACGGTTAGCTATCTTTTATCAGAATTGAAGATGGCGCGAAACCGAGAGAAAAAGCTAGTCAGAACCGATCCTACTACAGGTGTAGAAAATAGACTCGCCTTTAACGAATTAGCTAGCATGGAAATCAAAAGAGCCCGTCGATACGGACATTCTTTTACAGTTGTATATATAGATATTGATGATTTTAAAAATATTAACGATTACGGCAGTTATAAATTAGGAGATACAGTTTTACAAACTTTAGCCCAACAACTAAGAAATAGCGTTCGCGATACAGATATAATTGCTCGTATGGGAGGGGATGAATTTGCTGTGCTTCTTCCTGGAATAGGATACGACACAGCCGAGACAGTTATCGCCAGACTTCAACAGCAACTTGTGCATCTAATGGATGAAAACAAATGGCCTGCAACCTTTAGTATCGGGGCGATCACTTTCCTAAATCCACCAGAATCAGTTGAGGAAATCATCGAAAAATCTGATTATTTAATGTACTGCATCAAGAATGACGGTAAAAATAAGGTAGAGCATATAATTGAACAATAA
- a CDS encoding HhoA/HhoB/HtrA family serine endopeptidase translates to MQTKESYLSNGSREPNNIEYNFSDGKAAKSDNSSWQKPVTYLSLVLLGASVSFAGSYLGSQNKASSQPSISQPSISQASIVPVTPKLEAKLPITADTNFVTEVVDKVGPAVVRIDSSRTVKNDMPAVFDDPFFRQFFGSQLPGVPRERVENGTGSGFIINSDGQILTNAHVVDGVDTVTVTLKDGRTFKGKVLGTDPVTDVAVVKIEADNLPAIRIGNSDNLKPGEWAIAIGNPLGLDNTVTTGIISATGRTSSQVGVPDKRVSFIQTDAAINPGNSGGPLLNAAGEVVGMNTAIIQGAQGIGFAIPINTAQRIASQLATSGKVEHPYLGVQMVDLTPEIKQRINSDPNSSLTVDEDNGVLVVKVIPNSPAAKAGLRAGDVIQKIGDRSVTDAKTVQQTVEDSRVGSNLQLQVRRNGQNVSLTVRPGAFPTAQQ, encoded by the coding sequence ATGCAAACAAAAGAATCTTATTTAAGTAATGGTTCCAGAGAACCGAACAACATCGAATACAATTTCTCAGATGGCAAGGCTGCTAAGTCCGATAATTCTTCCTGGCAAAAGCCAGTAACTTATCTATCCCTAGTGCTGCTGGGGGCAAGTGTCAGCTTTGCAGGTAGCTACCTGGGTTCGCAAAACAAAGCTTCTTCCCAGCCCTCCATTTCCCAGCCTTCTATTTCCCAAGCTTCTATTGTGCCAGTGACGCCAAAGCTGGAGGCGAAATTACCGATAACCGCAGATACGAATTTTGTGACAGAAGTGGTGGACAAAGTTGGGCCAGCAGTGGTCAGGATAGATTCCTCGCGAACAGTCAAGAACGATATGCCGGCTGTTTTCGACGATCCCTTCTTCCGTCAGTTTTTTGGTTCTCAGTTACCGGGCGTACCGAGAGAAAGAGTTGAAAACGGTACTGGGTCGGGCTTTATTATTAACTCGGACGGTCAAATTTTAACTAATGCCCATGTGGTGGATGGTGTCGATACCGTAACGGTGACGCTGAAAGACGGTCGCACTTTCAAGGGCAAAGTTTTGGGTACAGATCCGGTTACAGATGTGGCTGTTGTCAAGATAGAAGCTGATAATTTACCAGCGATTAGAATCGGAAATTCGGATAATTTGAAACCAGGAGAATGGGCGATCGCGATCGGTAACCCCCTTGGCTTAGATAATACCGTCACTACAGGCATTATTAGCGCCACAGGTCGCACCAGCAGTCAAGTCGGCGTTCCCGATAAGCGAGTCAGCTTTATCCAAACTGATGCCGCCATCAATCCCGGTAACTCCGGTGGCCCGCTGCTAAATGCCGCCGGTGAGGTGGTGGGTATGAATACGGCGATTATCCAAGGTGCCCAAGGCATCGGCTTTGCAATTCCGATCAATACTGCCCAGCGCATTGCATCTCAGCTGGCGACTAGCGGTAAAGTGGAACATCCTTACTTGGGTGTGCAAATGGTCGATCTTACTCCGGAAATCAAACAAAGAATTAACAGCGATCCTAACAGCAGTTTGACTGTGGATGAAGACAATGGCGTTTTGGTCGTGAAAGTGATACCAAACTCTCCGGCTGCCAAAGCGGGATTGCGTGCCGGTGATGTCATCCAGAAAATCGGCGATCGATCGGTCACCGACGCCAAAACTGTACAGCAGACAGTAGAAGATAGTCGTGTCGGCAGCAATCTGCAACTACAAGTGCGTCGTAACGGTCAAAATGTTAGTTTAACGGTGCGACCCGGTGCTTTTCCTACCGCACAACAGTAG
- a CDS encoding response regulator transcription factor — protein sequence MDILIVEDEPEIAKLIQLTLEAEGFSCQQCRDGLTALQMFPKLQPDVIVLDLMLPGLDGLEVCARIRQKPGPKDPYILMLTAKGEEIDRVIGLSTGADDYLVKPFSPRELVARVRALLRRSLRHSAENLVYRTQHFTVDVDRRTAYRHMNVDRSEELDLTTLEFNLLTTFISHPNRAWNRTQLIDKLWGDDFFGDERVVDTHVARLRKKIEPDPANPIFIKTVIGIGYKFEDAVSN from the coding sequence ATGGATATTTTAATTGTTGAAGACGAACCGGAAATCGCCAAACTCATCCAATTGACTTTGGAAGCAGAGGGATTTTCTTGCCAGCAATGCCGCGATGGACTGACAGCATTGCAAATGTTTCCCAAACTGCAACCCGATGTAATTGTACTCGACCTGATGCTTCCCGGTTTGGATGGATTGGAAGTATGCGCCCGCATTCGCCAAAAACCCGGCCCCAAAGACCCCTATATTTTGATGCTGACGGCTAAAGGCGAGGAAATCGATCGCGTCATCGGTTTGTCTACTGGTGCCGATGACTACTTAGTCAAACCTTTCAGTCCCAGAGAACTGGTAGCCAGAGTGCGTGCTTTATTGCGGCGCAGTCTTCGTCACAGTGCAGAAAACTTGGTTTATCGCACCCAACATTTTACCGTTGATGTCGATCGTCGTACCGCCTACCGCCATATGAATGTCGATCGATCTGAAGAACTCGACTTAACCACATTGGAATTTAACCTTTTAACTACTTTTATCAGTCATCCGAATCGCGCTTGGAATCGCACCCAATTAATCGATAAACTTTGGGGAGACGACTTTTTTGGTGACGAACGGGTAGTCGATACTCATGTAGCCAGACTGCGAAAAAAAATTGAACCCGATCCGGCTAATCCCATTTTTATCAAAACAGTTATCGGCATTGGCTACAAATTTGAAGACGCCGTGAGTAATTAA
- a CDS encoding recombinase family protein, with protein MKIIAYLYSDPLLESPPEPNFSEWEVEKVYRDLGGRQQLGKLLEDCQTEPPEYLLVRRVEELGDSLTEIGDCLAQLESLGIELISIAQSPTSYIRADLLKLLQEIQKYQRSRRIRQGHARNRLKASPPPGKAPYGYRRGKDKYILDKSAAPVVKDFFERFLIYGSLRGAVRYLAKKYGKKISVSTGRRWLTNPVYRGDTAYQNNEIISNTHVGIISREEGAQIDRLLRRNRRMSPRSASANRSLAGLVVCAECQSPMTVARVTTPRQAKEYLYLRPINCAKRPKCRAIAYEEVLQQTIATICRELPKAVAEMDLPDMGNIKVGIKSAIASKQDILAQLPSLCDTGILDTETSELRTYKLRTEIASLQQQLAQLPPVNLRETAQAVSIPQFWLDLSESERRFYFREFIRQIQLSREDTEWQLQVIFIF; from the coding sequence ATGAAAATTATCGCCTACCTGTATAGCGACCCGCTGTTAGAATCACCACCAGAACCAAACTTTTCAGAATGGGAAGTTGAAAAAGTTTATCGAGATTTGGGAGGTCGTCAACAACTGGGAAAATTACTCGAAGATTGCCAAACAGAACCACCTGAATATCTATTAGTTAGAAGGGTGGAAGAATTGGGCGATTCCCTCACAGAAATCGGCGATTGTCTCGCGCAATTAGAATCTCTTGGCATTGAGTTAATTTCGATCGCACAATCCCCCACTTCCTATATCCGCGCCGATTTACTCAAACTTCTGCAAGAAATCCAAAAATACCAGCGCAGTCGCCGCATCCGTCAAGGACACGCCCGCAATCGCCTCAAAGCTTCGCCTCCCCCCGGCAAAGCACCCTACGGCTATCGACGCGGCAAAGATAAATACATACTTGACAAAAGTGCAGCACCTGTGGTAAAGGATTTCTTTGAACGATTTCTGATTTACGGTTCCTTACGCGGCGCAGTGCGCTACTTGGCGAAAAAATACGGTAAAAAAATCTCCGTATCTACCGGGCGTCGCTGGTTAACAAATCCAGTTTATCGCGGCGATACAGCTTATCAGAATAACGAAATTATCTCCAATACTCACGTTGGCATCATTTCCAGAGAAGAAGGCGCACAAATCGATCGACTTTTGCGCCGCAATCGCCGAATGTCCCCACGCAGCGCCAGCGCCAATCGTTCTCTCGCCGGATTGGTTGTTTGTGCAGAATGTCAGTCACCGATGACAGTCGCCCGCGTCACCACACCCCGCCAAGCCAAAGAATACCTTTATTTGCGCCCGATAAATTGCGCGAAACGTCCCAAATGTCGCGCCATTGCTTACGAAGAAGTTTTACAGCAAACAATAGCCACAATTTGCCGGGAATTGCCCAAAGCAGTCGCCGAGATGGATTTACCGGATATGGGAAATATTAAAGTTGGAATTAAGAGTGCGATCGCCAGCAAACAAGATATACTAGCTCAACTCCCCTCACTGTGCGATACAGGCATTCTCGATACAGAAACCTCCGAATTACGCACATACAAACTGCGTACAGAAATCGCTTCCTTGCAACAGCAACTCGCGCAACTACCCCCCGTCAACTTGCGCGAAACCGCCCAAGCTGTTTCCATTCCTCAATTTTGGCTGGATTTGTCCGAATCCGAACGCAGATTCTACTTTCGCGAATTTATTCGCCAAATTCAGCTATCGCGTGAAGATACAGAATGGCAATTGCAAGTAATCTTCATTTTTTAG